In Pseudomonas sp. Leaf58, one DNA window encodes the following:
- a CDS encoding LysR family transcriptional regulator, with protein sequence MQLPDMNLLVALDALLDEGSVVGAAQRMNLSPAAMSRTLGRIRDALGDPILVRAGRGLVPTPRALALREQVAALVEQAGEVFRSGDEVDLPKLDRAFNIRTNDLFIALYGAQLLRRMHEQAPRTVLRFVPESPGGDDDSVLRDGRTDLIISSTVDLGPEIKVQSLFQTYYVGLARRDHPIFEQPITPTRFASYPQISVSRRGRANGPIDVELANFKVQRRVALITPSFHSALFSLPDSDLVLPMPANILNSVHKLGLPLRSFEIPVPLERVTVLQAWHPRFHNDPAHRWLRQTLKACCSVDP encoded by the coding sequence ATGCAACTCCCGGACATGAACTTGCTCGTCGCCCTCGATGCCTTGCTCGACGAGGGCAGCGTGGTCGGCGCGGCACAGCGCATGAACCTGAGCCCGGCGGCGATGAGCCGGACCCTTGGGCGTATCCGCGATGCCTTGGGCGACCCGATCCTGGTGCGCGCTGGCCGTGGCCTGGTGCCGACGCCGCGGGCCTTGGCGCTGCGTGAGCAGGTGGCGGCGTTGGTGGAGCAGGCCGGCGAGGTATTCCGCAGCGGCGATGAGGTCGACCTGCCCAAGCTCGACCGGGCCTTCAACATCCGCACCAACGACCTATTCATTGCCCTCTACGGCGCCCAGTTGCTGCGCCGCATGCACGAGCAGGCACCGCGCACGGTGCTGCGTTTCGTGCCGGAGAGCCCCGGCGGTGATGACGACAGCGTGCTGCGCGATGGGCGTACCGACCTGATCATCAGTTCGACCGTGGACCTGGGGCCGGAGATCAAGGTGCAAAGCTTGTTCCAGACTTATTACGTGGGCCTGGCGCGGCGCGATCATCCCATTTTCGAGCAGCCGATCACGCCCACCCGCTTTGCCAGTTATCCACAGATCAGCGTTTCGCGCCGGGGCCGAGCCAACGGGCCGATCGATGTCGAACTGGCCAACTTCAAAGTGCAGCGCCGGGTGGCATTGATTACCCCGAGTTTTCACTCGGCGCTGTTCTCGTTGCCGGATTCCGACCTGGTCCTGCCGATGCCGGCCAACATCCTTAACAGCGTGCACAAGTTGGGGCTGCCGCTGCGTTCGTTCGAGATTCCGGTGCCGTTGGAACGGGTGACCGTGCTGCAGGCGTGGCACCCGCGGTTTCACAATGACCCGGCGCATCGCTGGTTGCGGCAGACCTTGAAGGCTTGTTGCAGTGTCGACCCATGA
- a CDS encoding universal stress protein has product MPTPVLIAIDASPAATALLTLARRYCRPGEHELHVLLAIDATFAVHDQPAPYTAEEREEYPAACAEQHLAEHAVAEAVRALQQAGFASQGCMVAGLPVEVIVAKAQELNCELIIMGHRHLSRLGRLLDPSISAKVINRVKVPVLVGAADA; this is encoded by the coding sequence ATGCCCACCCCCGTCCTGATCGCCATCGACGCCTCCCCCGCCGCCACCGCCCTGCTCACCCTCGCCCGCCGATACTGCCGCCCCGGCGAACACGAACTGCACGTGCTGCTGGCCATCGACGCCACCTTCGCCGTGCACGACCAGCCCGCGCCCTACACCGCCGAGGAACGGGAGGAATACCCCGCCGCCTGCGCAGAACAGCACCTGGCCGAGCACGCCGTGGCCGAGGCAGTGCGCGCGTTGCAGCAAGCCGGCTTCGCCAGCCAGGGCTGCATGGTGGCCGGGCTGCCGGTCGAGGTGATCGTGGCCAAGGCGCAGGAACTGAATTGCGAGCTGATCATCATGGGGCACCGCCACCTGTCGCGGTTGGGGCGGTTGCTGGACCCGTCGATTAGCGCGAAGGTGATCAATCGGGTGAAGGTGCCGGTGTTGGTGGGGGCTGCGGATGCATGA
- a CDS encoding HlyD family secretion protein: MKKFFSLIATLLVLIAAVAIGRQLWLHYMTTPWTRDGRVRADIINVAADVPGYVVDVPVKDNQRVKKGDLLIQIDPEHYQLAVDQAKALVASRKATWEMRKVNAKRRADMDNLVISKENRDDASNIANAAQADYQQALAELAGAELNLKRTHIVATVDGYVTNLNIHRGDYARTGEAVMAVVDENSFWVYGFFEETKLPHVKVGDQAELQMMSGERIKGHVESIARGIYDRDNPQSRELIADVNPTFNWVRLAQRVPVRIHIDEVPEGFLLAAGTTCTVVVKPSEG, translated from the coding sequence ATGAAAAAGTTCTTCAGCCTGATCGCCACCCTGCTGGTGCTGATCGCTGCCGTGGCCATCGGGCGCCAGTTGTGGCTGCACTACATGACCACGCCGTGGACCCGCGACGGCCGCGTGCGCGCCGACATCATCAACGTCGCCGCCGACGTACCGGGCTACGTGGTGGACGTGCCGGTCAAAGACAACCAGCGGGTGAAGAAGGGCGACCTGTTGATCCAGATCGACCCCGAGCACTATCAACTGGCAGTCGACCAAGCCAAGGCCCTGGTCGCCTCGCGCAAGGCCACCTGGGAAATGCGCAAGGTCAACGCCAAGCGCCGTGCCGACATGGACAATCTGGTGATCTCCAAGGAAAACCGCGACGACGCCAGCAACATCGCCAACGCTGCCCAGGCGGATTACCAGCAAGCCCTTGCCGAACTGGCTGGTGCCGAGTTGAACCTCAAGCGCACGCATATCGTGGCCACGGTGGACGGTTACGTGACCAACCTGAATATCCACCGGGGTGACTATGCGCGTACCGGTGAGGCGGTGATGGCGGTGGTCGACGAGAACTCGTTCTGGGTGTACGGGTTCTTCGAGGAGACCAAGCTGCCGCATGTGAAGGTGGGCGACCAGGCCGAGCTGCAGATGATGAGCGGCGAGCGCATCAAGGGGCATGTTGAGAGCATCGCCCGCGGCATCTATGACCGCGATAATCCACAAAGCCGCGAGTTGATTGCCGACGTGAACCCGACCTTCAACTGGGTACGGCTGGCGCAGCGGGTGCCGGTACGTATTCACATCGATGAAGTGCCAGAAGGGTTTTTGCTGGCGGCGGGGACCACCTGTACGGTGGTGGTGAAGCCGAGCGAGGGGTGA
- a CDS encoding DUF1656 domain-containing protein, with translation MPREIAFHGVYMPTMTLMFLFALGLAWGLDRFIASHDGYRFFWHPALLRLSLFVCLFGAMALTVYW, from the coding sequence ATGCCCCGTGAAATCGCCTTCCATGGCGTGTACATGCCCACCATGACCTTGATGTTTCTGTTCGCCCTGGGCCTGGCCTGGGGCCTGGACCGGTTCATCGCCAGCCATGATGGCTACCGCTTCTTCTGGCACCCGGCGCTGCTGCGCCTGAGCCTGTTCGTCTGCTTGTTCGGCGCCATGGCGCTTACTGTCTACTGGTGA
- a CDS encoding FUSC family protein, producing the protein MSTSSLPARWLQSLEWRRGFFAWARTDGVTWVYIFKVLAAAFITLWLAMRLELPQPRTAMITVFIVMQPQSGHVFAKSFYRVLGTLAGSAMMVALIAIFPQNTELFLPSLALWVGLCSAGAMRYRTFRAYGFVLAGYTAAMIGLPVLQHPDQAFMAAVWRVLEIALGILVSTFVSAAILPQSASAAMRNALYQRFGVFAGVVVEALRGDSQRDRFESSNVRFVAEAVGLESLRNVTAFEDPHMRRRSGRLVRMNSEFMAITTRFNALHRLLERLRARGPLQIVGAIEPGLNTLVELLQPYVGRALTDADALRLTLELAAYKEGLQAQVRGLRAEYLATEPSEADLLDFHTAFELLYRFVDEMYSYAETHASLAAHTHEREQWDEPYVAQTSWLVSLAAGVRASAVLLLLGSYWLFSDWPSGAMMTLIATVTVGLSAASPNPKRMSFQMACGTAIGAFVGFFETFFVFPWIDGFPLLCMVLAPVFVLGAFLSSRPAYAGYGIGLLVFFAIGSVPNNLTVYDPYSFINDYIGMVIGMFVCAAAGAIILPPNSRWLWSRLEQELREQVLFAISGRLRGLGSAFESRTRDLLHQAYGLAAGKPQVQSQLMGWMFTVLEIGHAVIELRKEQARAPVHPAYAESQPWRQAIRVMGRALARLFLQPSASNHERALIAVDHAIARVQATDEPFARHFDTSVLRRAQSYLHFIRSSLLDPQSPLAPAKGTHHAP; encoded by the coding sequence ATGAGCACTTCCAGTTTGCCCGCGCGCTGGCTGCAGAGCCTGGAGTGGCGCCGGGGCTTCTTTGCCTGGGCACGCACCGACGGTGTCACCTGGGTGTACATCTTCAAGGTGCTGGCCGCCGCGTTCATCACCCTGTGGTTGGCCATGCGCCTGGAGCTGCCGCAACCGCGCACGGCGATGATCACCGTGTTCATCGTCATGCAGCCGCAAAGCGGGCATGTGTTCGCCAAGAGCTTCTACCGGGTGCTCGGCACCCTGGCTGGCTCGGCGATGATGGTGGCACTGATCGCCATCTTCCCGCAGAACACCGAGCTGTTCCTGCCCAGCCTGGCCCTGTGGGTAGGCTTGTGCTCGGCCGGGGCCATGCGCTACCGCACCTTCCGCGCCTATGGCTTCGTGCTGGCCGGCTACACCGCGGCGATGATCGGCTTGCCGGTGCTGCAGCACCCCGACCAGGCATTTATGGCGGCGGTTTGGCGGGTGCTGGAAATTGCCTTGGGCATTCTCGTCTCGACCTTCGTCAGCGCGGCGATCTTGCCGCAGTCGGCCAGTGCCGCCATGCGCAACGCCCTGTACCAGCGCTTTGGCGTGTTCGCCGGGGTGGTGGTTGAGGCCCTACGGGGCGACAGCCAGCGCGACCGGTTCGAGAGCAGCAACGTGCGCTTCGTCGCCGAGGCGGTGGGCCTCGAGAGCCTGCGCAACGTCACCGCCTTCGAAGACCCCCACATGCGCCGGCGCTCGGGCCGCCTGGTGCGCATGAACAGCGAGTTCATGGCCATTACCACGCGGTTCAACGCCTTGCACCGTTTGCTCGAGCGCCTGCGCGCCCGTGGCCCGCTGCAGATCGTCGGCGCCATCGAGCCGGGTTTGAACACCCTGGTGGAGCTGCTGCAGCCCTACGTCGGCCGGGCGCTGACCGACGCCGATGCACTGCGCCTGACCCTGGAGCTGGCCGCCTACAAGGAAGGCCTGCAGGCCCAGGTGCGTGGCCTGCGTGCCGAGTACCTGGCGACCGAGCCGAGCGAGGCCGACCTGCTCGACTTCCACACCGCCTTCGAGCTGCTTTATCGCTTTGTCGACGAGATGTACAGCTACGCCGAAACCCACGCCTCGCTGGCCGCGCACACGCACGAGCGCGAGCAGTGGGACGAGCCCTACGTGGCGCAGACCAGCTGGCTGGTGTCGTTGGCCGCCGGTGTGCGTGCCTCGGCGGTGCTGTTGCTGTTGGGCAGCTACTGGCTGTTCAGCGACTGGCCCAGCGGCGCCATGATGACCCTGATCGCCACGGTCACCGTGGGCCTTTCGGCGGCCTCGCCGAACCCCAAGCGCATGTCGTTCCAGATGGCCTGCGGCACGGCGATTGGTGCGTTCGTTGGCTTCTTCGAAACCTTCTTCGTGTTCCCCTGGATCGACGGTTTCCCGCTGCTGTGCATGGTGCTGGCGCCGGTGTTCGTGCTGGGCGCGTTCCTTTCATCGCGCCCAGCCTATGCCGGCTACGGCATCGGCCTGCTGGTGTTCTTCGCCATCGGCTCGGTGCCGAACAACCTCACCGTGTACGACCCGTACAGCTTCATCAACGATTACATCGGCATGGTCATTGGCATGTTCGTCTGCGCCGCTGCCGGGGCGATCATCCTGCCGCCCAACAGCCGCTGGCTGTGGAGCCGTCTGGAGCAAGAGTTGCGCGAGCAGGTGCTGTTCGCCATCAGCGGCCGTTTGCGCGGCCTGGGTTCGGCCTTTGAAAGCCGTACCCGCGACCTGCTGCACCAAGCCTATGGCCTGGCCGCTGGCAAGCCGCAGGTGCAGAGCCAGCTGATGGGCTGGATGTTTACCGTGCTGGAGATCGGCCACGCGGTGATCGAACTGCGCAAGGAACAGGCCCGCGCGCCGGTGCACCCGGCCTACGCCGAATCGCAGCCCTGGCGCCAGGCCATTCGTGTCATGGGCCGCGCCTTGGCAAGGCTGTTCCTGCAGCCCAGCGCCAGCAACCATGAGCGCGCCCTGATCGCGGTGGACCACGCCATTGCCCGCGTTCAGGCCACCGACGAGCCCTTTGCCCGGCACTTCGATACCTCGGTGCTGCGCCGTGCGCAAAGTTACCTGCACTTCATCCGTTCTTCCCTGCTTGACCCACAGTCGCCACTGGCACCGGCGAAAGGAACGCACCATGCCCCGTGA
- a CDS encoding efflux transporter outer membrane subunit has translation MPRRIIRTLKAFSACALALTLSGCIGTWGIAPQSKTLQANTLTTDAAIRDAATDAHWPDQQWWQAYGDPQLNRWIDLAVAGSPSLAMAAARVREAKAMAGVVESAEKLQVNGQATLKRHNWPEDQFYGPGALSGANTWDNNAAIGFSYALDLWGRERNASEQAVDQAHMSVAEARQAQLELQNNVVRAYIQLSLHFAQRDIVKAELEQQEQILALAKRRLDAGIGTHFEVSQAEAPLPETHRQLDSLNEEIALTRNQLAALAGKGPGEGAQLQRPSLALAAPLKLPSNLPAELVGQRPDVVASRWQVAAQARGIDVAHAGFFPNVDLVGSLGFMATGGGPLEFLTGRKFNYNVGPAISLPIFDGGRLRSQLGVASAGYDVAVARYNQTVVGALKNISDQLIRRESMQEQSHFAAESVAAAQKTYDIALVAFQRGLTDYLNVLNAQTLLFRQQQVQQQVQAARLIAHAELVTALGGGLQAGQDVPKEQRQAAPKTPASLAIFDKKPDNAE, from the coding sequence GTGCCGCGTCGCATCATCAGAACGCTCAAGGCGTTCAGTGCCTGTGCCCTTGCCCTCACCTTGAGCGGCTGTATCGGAACCTGGGGTATTGCCCCGCAAAGCAAGACGCTGCAAGCCAACACCCTGACCACCGACGCGGCCATACGCGACGCCGCGACCGACGCCCACTGGCCCGACCAGCAGTGGTGGCAGGCCTACGGCGACCCGCAACTGAACCGCTGGATCGACCTGGCCGTGGCCGGCAGCCCAAGCTTGGCCATGGCCGCAGCGCGAGTGCGGGAAGCCAAGGCCATGGCCGGTGTGGTCGAGTCGGCGGAAAAGCTCCAGGTCAATGGCCAGGCCACGCTCAAGCGCCACAACTGGCCTGAAGACCAGTTCTATGGCCCTGGTGCGCTGTCCGGTGCCAACACCTGGGACAACAACGCCGCCATTGGCTTCAGTTATGCCCTCGACCTGTGGGGCCGTGAACGCAATGCCAGCGAGCAGGCCGTGGACCAGGCGCACATGAGCGTGGCCGAAGCCCGCCAGGCGCAGCTGGAGCTGCAGAACAACGTGGTGCGTGCCTACATCCAGTTGAGCCTGCACTTCGCCCAGCGCGATATCGTCAAGGCCGAGCTGGAGCAGCAAGAGCAGATCCTGGCCCTGGCCAAACGCCGCCTGGATGCCGGCATCGGCACTCATTTCGAAGTCAGCCAGGCCGAAGCGCCGCTGCCGGAAACCCACCGCCAGCTCGACAGCCTCAACGAAGAAATTGCCCTTACCCGCAACCAGCTGGCTGCCCTAGCCGGCAAGGGCCCGGGCGAGGGGGCGCAATTGCAGCGTCCGAGCCTGGCCTTGGCCGCACCGCTGAAGTTGCCGTCGAACCTGCCGGCCGAACTGGTTGGCCAGCGCCCCGACGTGGTCGCCAGCCGTTGGCAGGTGGCCGCCCAGGCGCGCGGCATCGATGTCGCTCACGCCGGCTTTTTCCCCAACGTCGACCTGGTTGGCAGCCTAGGCTTCATGGCCACCGGCGGTGGCCCGCTGGAGTTCCTCACCGGGCGCAAATTCAACTACAACGTCGGCCCGGCCATCAGCTTGCCGATTTTCGACGGTGGCCGCTTGCGCTCACAACTGGGCGTGGCCTCGGCGGGCTATGACGTGGCCGTGGCGCGCTACAACCAAACCGTGGTCGGCGCACTGAAGAACATCTCTGACCAACTGATCCGCCGCGAGTCGATGCAAGAGCAATCGCACTTCGCCGCCGAGTCGGTCGCCGCCGCGCAAAAAACCTACGACATCGCCCTGGTCGCCTTCCAACGTGGCCTCACCGACTACCTCAACGTGCTTAACGCGCAAACCTTGCTGTTCCGCCAGCAGCAGGTGCAACAGCAAGTGCAGGCCGCCCGCCTGATCGCCCACGCCGAGCTGGTCACCGCCCTGGGTGGTGGCTTGCAAGCCGGCCAGGACGTGCCGAAAGAACAGCGCCAGGCGGCACCGAAAACCCCGGCCAGTCTGGCCATTTTCGACAAGAAGCCGGATAACGCCGAATGA
- a CDS encoding LysR family transcriptional regulator has protein sequence MDTLQNMRAFSCVAQLGSFTAAAAQLDTTTANVSRAVSNLEAHLQTRLLNRTTRRIALTEAGKRYLMRCEQILTYVEEAEAEASDAHARPAGQLKVHSMTGVGQHFVVDAIARYRESHPDVTFDLTMANRVPDLLDEGYDVSIVLATELPDSGFVSQRLGITYSIVCASPAYIARHGGAQKPADLLKHACLRMVSPVIPLEKWLFDGPEGQEMVNITSSPFMVNTADAMKTAIRSGMGVGVLPIYSAIDGLRDGSLVRVLPEYRLQELNLYAIYPSRQYLDAKIKTWVEYLRNSLPEILAAHEADLKTHQVQIAN, from the coding sequence ATGGACACCCTGCAAAACATGCGTGCTTTCAGTTGCGTAGCGCAGCTAGGCAGCTTTACCGCTGCTGCGGCGCAGCTGGATACCACCACCGCGAACGTGTCGCGGGCGGTCTCCAACCTGGAAGCCCATCTGCAAACAAGGCTGCTCAACCGTACCACCCGCCGCATTGCGCTGACCGAAGCCGGCAAGCGCTACCTGATGCGTTGCGAACAGATTCTTACCTACGTCGAAGAGGCCGAAGCCGAGGCCAGTGACGCCCATGCGCGCCCGGCCGGGCAGTTGAAAGTGCATTCGATGACCGGCGTGGGCCAGCATTTCGTGGTCGATGCCATCGCCCGCTACCGCGAATCGCACCCAGACGTGACCTTCGACCTGACCATGGCCAACCGCGTGCCCGACTTGCTCGACGAGGGCTATGACGTGTCTATCGTGCTGGCCACCGAACTGCCCGACTCGGGGTTTGTGTCGCAGCGCCTGGGCATCACCTACAGCATTGTGTGCGCCTCGCCGGCCTACATCGCCCGCCATGGCGGTGCGCAAAAGCCTGCCGACCTGCTCAAGCACGCCTGCCTGCGCATGGTCAGCCCGGTGATCCCGCTGGAAAAGTGGCTGTTCGACGGCCCGGAAGGCCAGGAGATGGTCAACATCACCAGCTCGCCGTTCATGGTGAATACCGCCGATGCCATGAAGACCGCGATCCGCAGCGGCATGGGTGTGGGCGTGCTGCCGATTTATTCGGCCATCGACGGCCTGCGCGACGGCAGCCTGGTGCGGGTGCTGCCCGAGTACCGCCTGCAGGAGCTGAACCTGTATGCCATCTACCCGTCGCGGCAATACCTGGATGCCAAGATCAAAACCTGGGTCGAGTACCTGCGCAATTCGCTGCCGGAGATTCTGGCCGCGCATGAGGCAGACCTGAAAACCCATCAAGTGCAGATCGCCAACTAA
- a CDS encoding D-glycerate dehydrogenase — MKKTVLAFSRITPAMAERLQQDFTVILPNPKLGDINAQFNEALPEAHGLIGVGRKLGRAQLEGAAKLEVVSSVSVGYDNYDLDYFNERGIALTNTPDVLTESTADLGFSLIMGCARRTAELDAWTKAGNWQATVGPAHFGSDVHGKTLGIVGMGNIGAAIARRGHFGFNMPVLYSGNSRKTALEQELGAQLRSLEQLLAEADFVVIVVPLSDATRKLISTRELKLMKPSAFLINIARGPVVDEAALIEALQNGTIRGAGLDVYEKEPLSDSPLFQLPNALTLPHIGSATAETREAMANRAIDNLRAALLGERPRDLVNPQVWKG; from the coding sequence ATGAAAAAGACCGTCCTGGCCTTCAGCCGTATCACCCCGGCCATGGCCGAGCGCCTGCAGCAAGACTTCACCGTGATCCTGCCTAACCCCAAGCTCGGCGACATCAACGCCCAATTCAACGAAGCCCTGCCCGAGGCCCATGGCCTGATCGGCGTTGGCCGCAAGTTGGGCCGGGCTCAACTTGAAGGCGCAGCCAAGCTGGAGGTGGTATCCAGCGTGTCGGTCGGTTACGACAACTATGACCTGGACTACTTCAACGAACGCGGCATCGCCCTGACCAACACCCCCGACGTGCTGACCGAAAGCACCGCCGATTTGGGCTTCTCGCTGATCATGGGCTGCGCCCGTCGCACCGCCGAGCTGGACGCCTGGACCAAAGCCGGCAACTGGCAGGCTACCGTGGGCCCGGCTCACTTCGGCAGCGATGTACATGGCAAGACCCTTGGCATCGTCGGCATGGGCAACATCGGCGCTGCCATCGCCCGACGTGGCCACTTCGGTTTCAACATGCCAGTCCTGTACAGCGGCAACAGCCGCAAGACTGCGCTGGAACAAGAACTGGGCGCGCAGTTGCGCAGCTTGGAGCAGCTGCTGGCCGAAGCGGACTTCGTGGTTATCGTGGTGCCGCTGTCCGACGCCACGCGCAAGCTGATCAGCACCCGTGAATTGAAGCTGATGAAGCCAAGTGCCTTCTTGATCAACATCGCCCGCGGGCCGGTGGTGGACGAAGCCGCACTGATCGAAGCGCTGCAGAACGGCACCATTCGGGGTGCGGGCCTGGACGTGTACGAGAAAGAGCCGCTGAGCGATTCGCCGCTGTTCCAGCTACCCAATGCCCTGACCTTGCCGCACATCGGCTCGGCCACCGCCGAAACCCGCGAAGCCATGGCCAACCGGGCAATCGACAACCTGCGCGCCGCGCTGCTGGGTGAGCGACCGCGGGACCTGGTGAACCCGCAGGTGTGGAAGGGCTGA
- a CDS encoding DMT family transporter, translating to MNLSLYLLTVLIWGTTWIALKLQLGVVAIPVSIVYRFALAGLILFAFLLLTRRLQPMNRRGHQICLAQGLCLFCVNFICFLSASQWIASGLIAVVFSTATLWNALNARIFFGQKIASNVLGGGALGLLGLGLLFWPELSHHAASRETLYGLGLALLGTLCFSAGNMLSSMQQKAGLRPMTTNAWGMAYGAAMLAVFCVVSGVPFSMEWNARYIGSLLYLVVPGSVIAFTAYLTLVGRMGPERAAYCTVLFPLVALNVSAVAEGYQWTAPALLGLVAVMAGNVLVFRKPKARVVAGVAVAK from the coding sequence ATGAACCTGTCACTCTACCTGCTCACCGTCCTGATCTGGGGCACCACCTGGATCGCCCTGAAACTGCAACTGGGCGTGGTCGCCATACCGGTTTCGATCGTCTATCGCTTCGCCTTGGCGGGCCTGATCCTGTTTGCCTTCCTGCTGCTCACCCGGCGCCTGCAACCGATGAACCGGCGTGGCCACCAGATCTGCCTGGCCCAAGGCCTGTGCCTGTTCTGCGTCAACTTCATCTGCTTCCTCAGCGCCAGCCAGTGGATCGCCAGCGGGCTGATCGCCGTGGTGTTCTCCACCGCCACCCTGTGGAACGCGCTGAACGCGCGCATCTTCTTCGGCCAGAAGATCGCCAGCAATGTGCTGGGCGGCGGCGCCTTGGGTTTGCTCGGCCTGGGCCTGCTGTTCTGGCCAGAACTGTCCCATCATGCCGCCAGCCGCGAGACCCTGTATGGCTTAGGCCTGGCCTTGCTCGGCACGCTGTGCTTCTCGGCGGGCAACATGCTGTCGAGCATGCAGCAGAAGGCTGGGCTCAGGCCCATGACCACCAACGCCTGGGGCATGGCCTACGGCGCGGCGATGCTGGCGGTATTCTGCGTGGTCAGCGGCGTGCCGTTCAGCATGGAGTGGAATGCGCGCTACATCGGCTCGCTGCTGTACCTGGTAGTGCCGGGCTCGGTGATCGCCTTCACCGCCTACCTGACCCTGGTCGGGCGCATGGGGCCGGAGCGGGCCGCGTATTGCACGGTGCTGTTCCCGTTGGTGGCGTTGAATGTGTCGGCGGTGGCCGAGGGGTATCAGTGGACGGCGCCGGCATTACTCGGGCTGGTGGCGGTGATGGCGGGGAATGTGCTGGTGTTTCGCAAGCCCAAGGCCCGGGTGGTTGCGGGTGTTGCGGTGGCCAAGTAG
- a CDS encoding AraC family transcriptional regulator, producing the protein MTPLSQLQVFNAMHASPHARLELSAHLGDGLAAALWRNRDDARDYQAPSHHTLSCYIADGTGTFRRQRPGDKGAPNKLCVMPAGQESNWVVNGAIRLAHLYVSEAQFALGCVRLLDREPRELQLQEATFLDDPQQAARFRQLITLAWDEPGERLLASTLAHAIVDHALLNQVGLRQGLRLKGGLAPNLRRQLVEYMEAQLDQPITLGELALRCNLSEYHFARMFRASFGLPPHQYLLARRLHRACQLLRLGVMPLGEIALLCGFASASHFSNRFRQAMGATPGEYRSAFNL; encoded by the coding sequence ATGACCCCACTCAGCCAGTTGCAAGTGTTCAACGCCATGCACGCCTCGCCCCACGCGCGGCTAGAGCTGAGCGCGCACCTGGGCGACGGGCTGGCAGCGGCGTTGTGGCGCAACCGCGACGATGCCCGGGACTACCAGGCGCCAAGCCATCACACCCTGTCGTGCTACATCGCCGACGGCACCGGCACCTTCCGCCGCCAGCGCCCAGGCGACAAAGGCGCGCCCAACAAGCTGTGCGTGATGCCAGCCGGGCAGGAGTCCAACTGGGTGGTCAATGGCGCGATCCGTCTGGCGCACCTGTACGTCAGCGAGGCGCAGTTCGCCCTGGGCTGCGTGCGCCTGCTCGACCGTGAACCGCGCGAACTGCAGTTGCAGGAAGCTACTTTTCTTGACGACCCACAGCAGGCCGCGCGCTTTCGCCAACTGATCACCCTGGCCTGGGACGAGCCAGGCGAGCGCCTGCTGGCGAGCACCCTGGCGCACGCAATCGTCGACCATGCACTGCTTAACCAGGTCGGGCTGCGCCAGGGCTTGCGCCTGAAAGGCGGGTTGGCGCCGAACCTGCGTCGGCAATTGGTCGAGTACATGGAAGCGCAGCTGGACCAGCCCATCACCCTGGGTGAGCTGGCCTTGCGCTGCAACCTGTCCGAATACCACTTCGCGCGCATGTTCCGCGCCAGCTTTGGGCTGCCGCCGCACCAGTACCTGCTGGCGCGGCGGCTGCACCGGGCCTGCCAGCTGTTGCGGCTAGGGGTGATGCCGCTGGGGGAGATAGCCCTGTTGTGCGGGTTTGCCAGTGCCAGCCACTTCAGCAACCGCTTTCGCCAGGCGATGGGTGCAACACCGGGTGAATACCGTTCGGCCTTCAACCTGTGA